CTTACGTCAAAGGATCATATAATCGCTCTTGCTGCATCGACTATTGGTTAACCATAACATCAAACACTTCACTATTTCCGACGCAAAATTTTAGTGTGAGCCAAAATTCCCCTAGAGTTGTTCAATGGAGAAGAAGTGGGCACAACTCAGGGATGAGAGTTATTTCCATTCTTTCTTCTTGCTCGTACTGGCTGTAGCCTTAGGGTTTTGGATGATGGACCCTTTTGAGATCAGTACAATGGGTGGTCGTCAATTTAAGCCCGTCAAGCACAGCATTGCGCCCTACTGGAAGGTCATGGAGAGCTGGCCCAGGGATAACCTGAGCCGGTTAGGGCTGCAAGGGAGTCTAGAGTTCGAGGACGAGGTCTTTGGCCCAGAGTCCTTGGAGTTTGATGGCTTAGGCCGTGGTCCGTACACTGGTTTAGCAGATGGCCGCATCGTCAGATGGATGGGCGAAGGCATAGGATGGGAAACGTTTGCAGTTGTCGCGGCAACTTGGTAAGTCAGATTACTACCACACGATGACAACGGGAAAGTGATATCACGTGAGAGTAGATTTATCACATGCCAATTCAAACGAAACACATTACATTCAACATGATAGATCCTTAAACACTTTACACATGAATATTTTGTGAATAATGGAATATTAGGTCGGAGAAGGTGTGTGCAAAGGGAGTGCACTCAACGACAGCAAAGCAATGGAAGGTGGAGAAGCGGTGTGGGCGACCACTTGGCCTAAGATTCAACCATGAGACCGGAGATCTGTACATCGCCGACGCATACTATGGCCTGATGGTGGTCGGCTCGCAGGGAGGGCTTGCCACCCCATTGGCAACCCATGACGTTGATGGAAGCCCAATTCTCTTTGCCAACGATCTTGATATCCACTCCAATGGATCTATCTTCTTCACCGACACAAGCAAGAGATACGATAGAGTGTAAGTGAGTTTCCCTTAGGCATAATATACTTAGGCTATATTGTACAAGTATACAATCTAACAGATTATATAAACCTTAATTTGGCTCAACgttatatattgatattgattGATTAACTGAGAAATACAGGGATCATTTCTATATATTGCTGGAAGGAGAAGCCACAGGGAGGCTCCTCCGATACGACCCGACCACCAGATCAACTCATGTTGTTTTGGAAGGTTTGGCCTTCCCCAATGGTGTTCAGTTATCAAATGATCAAACTTTCCTCCTCTTCACTGAGACCACCAACTGCAGGTAATTCTATTTGTTGCACAAATCTCATTATTTGTAATTCGATGTTCGAAATTAGTCAACTGTCGAAAACTGGattgatttttaatttgacTTTTTAGCGTGAATTGTGATTTGTCTTATAGTGAGACCCTATGATTTCCTAAGCATCTTCAAATTTCCACAAAAAGTATATGAACATTACTTCCTCCAATGAAAGACGGGATCGAGATGGCTATTCCATCTAAAAATTGATTTACTAACCTAATGCTGTCTCTGATAGAAAAAGTTAATATTCCCTCAGGTTAATGAAGTACTGGCTGGAGGGTCCAAAGAAGGGGCAGGTGGAGGTTGTGGCTGATCTTCCAGGCTACCCAGACAACGTGAGGCGAAATGGCAGGGGCCAATTCTGGGTGGCAATAGACTGCTGCCGGACACCGGCGCAGGAGGTCCTGTCCCACAATCCCTGGATGAGGCGCATCTACTTCAGACTCCCCATCCGGATGGGTTTCCTGGCCAGGCTCATGGGCATGAGAATGTACACGGTCATTGGCTTGTTCAACGAAGACGGAGAGATCATGGAGGTGCTCGAGGACAGAGATGGAGTCGTGATGAAGCTTGTGAGTGAGGTCAGGGAATTCAACGGGAAGCTATGGATTGGGACTGTGGCTCATAATCATATTGCCACTATGCCCTACCCTTAAATGAGGGATTGGTTTTTAAAGTTTCTTTGTACTAGCTAATTAGTATTTGTCATACAAGTCAAATCTAATGCAATGTTTGGATGCACTTCTTGTGAAGAACCTTAGGTGGATCGGGTCAGATGAATAGAACACGAAGACGTTCTTGGCATATCTTTAATTGTTTTGGGAATTCGATCTATTATGatagaagaaaaggagaacaatgAAGTCATAGATGATCAATTTTGGTTTAGACCATCTTTGTTACGTTTTCTTGGTCCTTATTGATCCAATCTGCCTGTTGTGTGTTTTGCAAAATTTCTACCATGCCCCTGCAGGTAAATTTTCGATCATGTCAAACATCCTGAGCCGCAGTGAGTATTGGAtgcttttaattaaaaattcttaTCCTTCTGATCTGAATTGCCTTAAGGCCGAAACTAATTTCCTGTTAGTGGATAAACTTTATTAGCCAACAAGAAGGTGTAGCGCATTTGTtgacaaattaaattatcaatGAGAACTTGATCTGTAGTGTACCTTGTATGGGGGTTTGAGCCTATTGGAATTACTTCATGGTCAAGACAAAATGACATTCGAACATAATTATCTCAATTGATAAGTCGAAAATActtttacgatgtcaaaaaagaaaaagaaaaatcaatcaGGTGATCTCATGAGTACTTTGTAAACCAATACAATTCAAAATTATTGTGATCTAGACTTGTAAAAAGAcctaataaaaatatgtgCCAGCTAGGACTAACACAGAATGGCATAAAACATTGTAATGGCTAGGTATCCACAGGGAGCTCTTCATGAAGTACCGCTCTTCATAACATGTAACAAATACTAAAGCAGAAGTGTTTATTCTTTctatctaaaagaaaaatcaccaACGTGGATCGGTTCAAGCTATTTGTTGCTTATTACCCTTAAGCAATGTTTTGAGTTCGAATCTTGTGAACGGAAAAAAATCTAagttgtgagagttttaccacTTAATGGTTAGACTGTACttaaattgaattagtcggtGCCACTTAGATTCTCAATACCAGGATgcacatgaaaaaaataaaattttctcaactttaTGGATTTCTAGATTCTTCACAAGTTTTATTCGTAATATCGTAAaataaatactaaaaaaaggaagtatttaatttatcttttcaaaaaatatgaGTTGGTTCAAGGAGTTTAGTACCTCTTTCCTTTAAGCAAGGTCTTCACATCTTTTGAATGGTAAAGATTCACGATTAGGAGAGCTTTATCCCTAACTGGACCGACCAAATCAAATTTGGACTTGTTAGCCTCATTGAATTTCCAGAAATCAAGTTGtgtacataaaaaaaataaatttatttcatatttgatggATTTTTAATTGCTTGATGAATTATTACTCTCTTCATattatgatattataaatACTAAAAGAGGAGCtttcagaaaataaatattcagaGAAAGATGATCTAAACCAAATGATAGGAAATTCCATGGtgccataaaaaaaatgtggtATGGTGCAGTTAAGCATTTTACTAAAAGtttaagtaaaaatttatGTGCAATCCATGTAATTCACTAATAATACGTAAGTAAATACACTTTGAAATCCGTGTGATGTACTTCAAATgtaaatatacaaaaaatctaaataatttGTCTCAACAAATCTCTTAAAATAtgtttaatctatatatatatatattaaaacaaaGTATGGGCCAAATTGTCACCTCGTCACGACATCAAAAATAAGAACAAAGCTATCTCATTTTGCTACATCATCACTttatattaatgaaattttttatattcttttgttagtgatatgccctaaagctgatttatatatttggataattcTTTTAAggcaataaagtttattatattattcgtatattgtctatgtttattaaaataaaatccttaaaatattttgaatgcttcattcttaaagagttaagaatatgagtgacgaaaTATCTCgataagaatatctttaaactgttcacgatcgtTGGAGACTTAATGGGCATTATCTCTCCGGATAGATTGTCACATCTGTCTGTATCTATGATTAGTATatagatactaatgaagatagAGTAATGAATTTCATGCTATTTGACAACAGTTGTTAAGTAGACATATGAACACTTATATAATAAGTGAGTCAAACGTGACGTATAGATACTGTTCCCATGGTATTTTCACTATTGTCAATGAACATTATCTAGACTATACTGTTGTATGTAATCTTTTGACCTGAGATGGCACGACTGCCTCATATATAGGTAATTAGGATTCCCTACTGCTTATATGCTTCTGCTCTGCATAGGTATCCGGCAGGTGTGGTCCTAGTTAGTTCTCTATGGAGACAGGTGACCGATCAAGACGGGATTTGCTAGCGTGAGGAAGCGGGAAAAGGAtcctatggatatgagtttGATTCTAGATCAAATAGTCCTTGGCCAAGGCAGTTGAATTTAAACAGGATAAAGTTTCTGCTTTAGATCATATCGATTTTAGAATGGAATTCATATATTCATATGATCAGTTATAGAGTTTGACATTCACCTTGACTTTGGCTAGATAATGATTTTGTAGTAAAGGAACATGCATACGCATGATGTATAGTCATTAGTTCATAACGATATCttaattatacattcgtcacTGTTAGGATTGTCACAATATGCTACTAGATGTCACTCATGACCTTTGGGAGCCGAATGGCATTTTGGGAAAGAGTTTCTAGTAATGTCAAA
Above is a window of Punica granatum isolate Tunisia-2019 chromosome 7, ASM765513v2, whole genome shotgun sequence DNA encoding:
- the LOC116214912 gene encoding protein STRICTOSIDINE SYNTHASE-LIKE 13, which codes for MEKKWAQLRDESYFHSFFLLVLAVALGFWMMDPFEISTMGGRQFKPVKHSIAPYWKVMESWPRDNLSRLGLQGSLEFEDEVFGPESLEFDGLGRGPYTGLADGRIVRWMGEGIGWETFAVVAATWSEKVCAKGVHSTTAKQWKVEKRCGRPLGLRFNHETGDLYIADAYYGLMVVGSQGGLATPLATHDVDGSPILFANDLDIHSNGSIFFTDTSKRYDRVDHFYILLEGEATGRLLRYDPTTRSTHVVLEGLAFPNGVQLSNDQTFLLFTETTNCRLMKYWLEGPKKGQVEVVADLPGYPDNVRRNGRGQFWVAIDCCRTPAQEVLSHNPWMRRIYFRLPIRMGFLARLMGMRMYTVIGLFNEDGEIMEVLEDRDGVVMKLVSEVREFNGKLWIGTVAHNHIATMPYP